From one Lycium barbarum isolate Lr01 chromosome 6, ASM1917538v2, whole genome shotgun sequence genomic stretch:
- the LOC132645888 gene encoding uncharacterized protein LOC132645888 isoform X1, whose protein sequence is MAEDDDESFGDFTFASFPTNTKSIEDDNEWGDFVEYPSGSEPSTAPSLTQSKPFDPFGSKSEQSKKTSGWVKPCGALPLSLFGEDEEDKEKDTNAKIRNGSNPNLGYGFDSSISNLYNQDQKVKFENGSFSNSNKTVGLDSVNSNSKKSNGLSFDPNSGSPCVSRVQSLNYLASLNGDGQSSGLFSDSNSLSSSVNVSSSSFIMSNQDFDMSKSNMNGLNRTLSVDALTGLNDQGLQIKNKSSELVFELNVSSSSENLTSSSFGVWDTDFHMSKSNQSGLNRRTSSLDVGIGESSSAATVWNADINRSKSDQTGLNRTLSLDGLTNLNVQAQQIKTENGAIVPNSDVSSSSANASSSNFGGWDFDFGGVGSAIERSISSAGVGGLNSNFNAVENLDNAHNDNDDDEDGWEFKDAYSISEVGDNIKATSEAKKDHETNAFSFDFHNGLNGSVDLFATSNGSATSDSKAHHAGDMQAYSSGFDNSLNSSIDLFAMPSQPIDLFATCNGISVVRPDNIFGFDIKPSMAFKNIHISASDGRGEQKESNGVLDAPVVESAESDEDFGEFTTAASDSGLKLEEEWKLNDVAHSELQASESDDKDQVKESKLENHKGALPLSIFGDEEELEIDGSSNIEDIFVPHNASYSKNDRSPDSNVSINDLISNLYSQAEHISPVRSAQVPNSISVSPQDSVSNSNLLNGEDELDDGEWEFKDGSSEMRIYNDISLLTFEDPPQRSFSNLNLDDYLNLYSKLRNKLCYHAKCHLDDFKRAQSIDGLPVEEAKISTLNKEIEEACKDFDQDNALCKGDHLEGHSSHNMGAFIEILQESKFQVLESEYHLSRRLSLVETDLETTVDLLRHATMMLKILRSGSLEEQSIYVSVWYKMVSVCVQELQHGSCIWKKILEMNAQSHMLSHPRGRAFLRALGEIYRVTVVLEASVKLCKPWLNSAQGTSIYSMLDECHAIWSSSDLGEALLSMLDSASSGDGSSVASLLDSIKLIHGLDALSLQKHLYAQKEVCRLSLLTLEVLPGMELIDWNGEHYFLTLANLWANLISSDPPELPQLINGW, encoded by the exons ATGGCAGAGGACGACGATGAGAGCTTCGGCGATTTCACCTTTGCATCATTTCCCACCAACACCAAATCAATTGAAGATGATAATGAATGGGGTGATTTCGTTGAATATCCGAGTGGATCTGAGCCTTCCACTGCACCCTCTCTCACCCAATCCAAACCCTTCGATCCTTTTGGTTCCAAATCTGAACAATCCAAGAAGACAAGTGGATGGGTTAAACCTTGTGGAGCTCTTCCACTATCATTATTCGGTGAAGATGAAGAAGATAAAGAGAAAGATACAAATGCTAAAATAAGAAACGGATCTAATCCTAATTTAGGTTATGGGTTTGATTCCAGTATCTCAAATTTATACAATCAAGATCAGAAGGTGAAATTTGAAAATGGGTCATTTTCAAATTCCAATAAAACGGTAGGTCTGGATAGTGTTAATTCGAATTCCAAAAAGTCGAATGGATTGAGTTTCGATCCGAATTCGGGTTCTCCTTGTGTTAGTAGAGTGCAGAGTTTGAACTACCTGGCAAGCTTGAATGGTGACGGTCAATCTTCGGGTCTTTTTTCGGATTCGAATAGTTTGAGTTCTTCTGTTAATGTATCAAGTTCAAGTTTTATTATGTCGAATCAAGATTTTGATATGTCGAAGTCGAATATGAATGGATTGAATAGAACTTTGAGTGTAGATGCTTTAACAGGTTTGAATGATCAAGGTCTACAGATCAAGAACAAAAGTAGTGAGCTTGTTTTTGAGTTAAATGTTTCGAGTTCTTCAGAAAATTTGACAAGTTCAAGTTTTGGTGTGTGGGACACGGATTTCCATATGTCTAAATCCAATCAGAGTGGATTGAATAGAAGAACTTCGAGTCTAGATGTGGGAATTGGTGAAAGTTCTTCAGCTGCCACTGTGTGGAATGCGGATATTAATAGGTCCAAGTCCGATCAGACTGGATTGAATAGAACATTGAGTCTTGATGGTTTAACAAACTTGAATGTTCAGGCTCAGCAGATCAAGACTGAAAATGGCGCGATTGTTCCTAATTCAGATGTTTCTAGTTCTTCTGCAAATGCATCAAGTTCAAATTTTGGTGGATGGGATTTCGATTTTGGTGGAGTTGGATCTGCTATTGAAAGGTCGATTTCTAGTGCCGGTGTTGGTGGGTTGAACTCAAACTTCAATGCTGTTGAAAATTTGGATAATGCTCACAACGACAATGATGACGATGAGGATGGATGGGAGTTCAAGGATGCTTACTCAATTTCTGAAGTTGGAGATAACATTAAG GCTACATCAGAGGCAAAAAAAGATCATGAAACTAATGCCTTCTCTTTCGATTTTCACAATGGATTGAATGGCTCAGTCGACTTGTTTGCAACATCAAATGGATCGGCAACATCTGATTCTAAGGCACATCATGCGGGTGACATGCAGGCATATTCCTCTGGATTTGACAATAGTCTAAATAGTTCTATTGATTTATTCGCCATGCCAAGTCAACCAATTGATCTATTTGCGACATGTAATGGAATTTCTGTTGTTCGCCCTGACAATATATTTGGATTTGATATTAAACCATCTATGGCATTTAAAAACATACATATTTCAGCATCAGATGGTAGAGGTGAGCAAAAAGAGAGTAATGGTGTACTGGACGCCCCAGTTGTTGAAAGTGCTGAATCCGATGAGGATTTTGGGGAATTTACGACGGCAGCTTCAGATTCTGGATTGAAACTAGAG GAagaatggaagttgaatgatgtTGCTCATTCTGAACTCCAAGCTTCTGAATCTGATGATAAAGACCAG GTTAAGGAATCAAAGTTAGAGAATCATAAAGGGGCTCTTCCCCTATCTATATTTGGTGATGAAGAGGAGCTAGAGATCGATGGATCTTCTAATATTGAAGATATTTTTGTCCCCCATAATGCTTCTTATTCGAAGAATGACAGAAGTCCAGATTCAAACGTTTCCATTAATGATCTCATTTCAAACTTATATAGCCAAGCTGAACATATCTCACCTGTTCGCTCTGCTCAAGTGCCAAATAGCATTAGTGTCAGTCCACAAGATTCAGTGTCAAATTCAAATTTGCTGAATGGTGAGGATGAATTGGATGATGGTGAATGGGAGTTTAAGGACGGCTCTTCTGAAATGAGAATATATAATGATATTTCTCTTCTTACTTTTGAGGATCCGCCACAGAGAAGCTTTTCCAATCTCAATCTAGATGATTATTTGAATTTGTACTCTAAATTAAGGAATAAGTTGTGCTATCATGCTAAATGCCATCTCGATGACTTTAAG AGAGCTCAAAGCATTGATGGACTTCCAGTAGAGGAAGCAAAAATCTCGACCCTTAATAAAGAAATTGAG GAGGCTTGCAAGGATTTTGACCAGGATAATGCTTTGTGCAAAGGTGACCACTTGGAAGGACATTCATCTCACAATATGGGTGCATTTATTGAGATTTTGCAGGAATCAAAATTTCAAGTACTTGAATCAGAGTACCACTTGTCGAGGAGACTATCCTTG GTGGAAACTGATTTGGAAACGACAGTGGATCTTTTAAGACATGCTACAATGATGCTAAAAATTTTGAGATCAGGATCTTTGGAGGAGCAATCAATTTATGTTTCAGTATGGTATAAAATGGTCTCTGTTTGTGTGCAAGAGTTGCAACATGGCTCGTGTATCTGGAAGAAGATATTGGAAATGAATGCTCAGAGTCATATGTTATCTCACCCGAGAG GAAGGGCATTCCTCCGGGCCCTGGGTGAGATCTATAGGGTTACTGTAGTGCTTGAAGCATCTGTGAAACTATGCAAACCTTGGTTGAATTCTGCTCAGGGTACAAGTATTTATTCCATGCTAGACGAATGTCACGCTATATGGTCCTCTTCGGATCTTGGAGAAGCTCTGTTGAGTATGTTAGACTCTGCTTCTTCCGGAGATGGGAGTTCTGTTGCTTCATTGCTGGACTCTATCAAGTTAATTCATGGTCTTGATGCACTTAGCCTTCAAAAACATCTCTATGCTCAGAAAGAAGTGTGTAGGCTTTCGCTTCTAACTTTAGAAGTACTACCAG GGATGGAACTTATAGACTGGAATGGAGAGCATTACTTCCTCACACTTGCAAATCTATGGGCAAATCTTATAAGCAGTGATCCTCCAGAGTTGCCACAATTAATCAATGGATGGTGA
- the LOC132645888 gene encoding uncharacterized protein LOC132645888 isoform X5: protein MAEDDDESFGDFTFASFPTNTKSIEDDNEWGDFVEYPSGSEPSTAPSLTQSKPFDPFGSKSEQSKKTSGWVKPCGALPLSLFGEDEEDKEKDTNAKIRNGSNPNLGYGFDSSISNLYNQDQKVKFENGSFSNSNKTVGLDSVNSNSKKSNGLSFDPNSGSPCVSRVQSLNYLASLNGDGQSSGLFSDSNSLSSSVNVSSSSFIMSNQDFDMSKSNMNGLNRTLSVDALTGLNDQGLQIKNKSSELVFELNVSSSSENLTSSSFGVWDTDFHMSKSNQSGLNRRTSSLDVGIGESSSAATVWNADINRSKSDQTGLNRTLSLDGLTNLNVQAQQIKTENGAIVPNSDVSSSSANASSSNFGGWDFDFGGVGSAIERSISSAGVGGLNSNFNAVENLDNAHNDNDDDEDGWEFKDAYSISEVGDNIKATSEAKKDHETNAFSFDFHNGLNGSVDLFATSNGSATSDSKAHHAGDMQAYSSGFDNSLNSSIDLFAMPSQPIDLFATCNGISVVRPDNIFGFDIKPSMAFKNIHISASDGRGEQKESNGVLDAPVVESAESDEDFGEFTTAASDSGLKLEEEWKLNDVAHSELQASESDDKDQVKESKLENHKGALPLSIFGDEEELEIDGSSNIEDIFVPHNASYSKNDRSPDSNVSINDLISNLYSQAEHISPVRSAQVPNSISVSPQDSVSNSNLLNGEDELDDGEWEFKDGSSEMRIYNDISLLTFEDPPQRSFSNLNLDDYLNLYSKLRNKLCYHAKCHLDDFKRAQSIDGLPVEEAKISTLNKEIERTQFLAADTACGAVQYARNYCSLRSLWKLFSPPSHVFMCLLDSLGFSGSLFLIVLRQKICT, encoded by the exons ATGGCAGAGGACGACGATGAGAGCTTCGGCGATTTCACCTTTGCATCATTTCCCACCAACACCAAATCAATTGAAGATGATAATGAATGGGGTGATTTCGTTGAATATCCGAGTGGATCTGAGCCTTCCACTGCACCCTCTCTCACCCAATCCAAACCCTTCGATCCTTTTGGTTCCAAATCTGAACAATCCAAGAAGACAAGTGGATGGGTTAAACCTTGTGGAGCTCTTCCACTATCATTATTCGGTGAAGATGAAGAAGATAAAGAGAAAGATACAAATGCTAAAATAAGAAACGGATCTAATCCTAATTTAGGTTATGGGTTTGATTCCAGTATCTCAAATTTATACAATCAAGATCAGAAGGTGAAATTTGAAAATGGGTCATTTTCAAATTCCAATAAAACGGTAGGTCTGGATAGTGTTAATTCGAATTCCAAAAAGTCGAATGGATTGAGTTTCGATCCGAATTCGGGTTCTCCTTGTGTTAGTAGAGTGCAGAGTTTGAACTACCTGGCAAGCTTGAATGGTGACGGTCAATCTTCGGGTCTTTTTTCGGATTCGAATAGTTTGAGTTCTTCTGTTAATGTATCAAGTTCAAGTTTTATTATGTCGAATCAAGATTTTGATATGTCGAAGTCGAATATGAATGGATTGAATAGAACTTTGAGTGTAGATGCTTTAACAGGTTTGAATGATCAAGGTCTACAGATCAAGAACAAAAGTAGTGAGCTTGTTTTTGAGTTAAATGTTTCGAGTTCTTCAGAAAATTTGACAAGTTCAAGTTTTGGTGTGTGGGACACGGATTTCCATATGTCTAAATCCAATCAGAGTGGATTGAATAGAAGAACTTCGAGTCTAGATGTGGGAATTGGTGAAAGTTCTTCAGCTGCCACTGTGTGGAATGCGGATATTAATAGGTCCAAGTCCGATCAGACTGGATTGAATAGAACATTGAGTCTTGATGGTTTAACAAACTTGAATGTTCAGGCTCAGCAGATCAAGACTGAAAATGGCGCGATTGTTCCTAATTCAGATGTTTCTAGTTCTTCTGCAAATGCATCAAGTTCAAATTTTGGTGGATGGGATTTCGATTTTGGTGGAGTTGGATCTGCTATTGAAAGGTCGATTTCTAGTGCCGGTGTTGGTGGGTTGAACTCAAACTTCAATGCTGTTGAAAATTTGGATAATGCTCACAACGACAATGATGACGATGAGGATGGATGGGAGTTCAAGGATGCTTACTCAATTTCTGAAGTTGGAGATAACATTAAG GCTACATCAGAGGCAAAAAAAGATCATGAAACTAATGCCTTCTCTTTCGATTTTCACAATGGATTGAATGGCTCAGTCGACTTGTTTGCAACATCAAATGGATCGGCAACATCTGATTCTAAGGCACATCATGCGGGTGACATGCAGGCATATTCCTCTGGATTTGACAATAGTCTAAATAGTTCTATTGATTTATTCGCCATGCCAAGTCAACCAATTGATCTATTTGCGACATGTAATGGAATTTCTGTTGTTCGCCCTGACAATATATTTGGATTTGATATTAAACCATCTATGGCATTTAAAAACATACATATTTCAGCATCAGATGGTAGAGGTGAGCAAAAAGAGAGTAATGGTGTACTGGACGCCCCAGTTGTTGAAAGTGCTGAATCCGATGAGGATTTTGGGGAATTTACGACGGCAGCTTCAGATTCTGGATTGAAACTAGAG GAagaatggaagttgaatgatgtTGCTCATTCTGAACTCCAAGCTTCTGAATCTGATGATAAAGACCAG GTTAAGGAATCAAAGTTAGAGAATCATAAAGGGGCTCTTCCCCTATCTATATTTGGTGATGAAGAGGAGCTAGAGATCGATGGATCTTCTAATATTGAAGATATTTTTGTCCCCCATAATGCTTCTTATTCGAAGAATGACAGAAGTCCAGATTCAAACGTTTCCATTAATGATCTCATTTCAAACTTATATAGCCAAGCTGAACATATCTCACCTGTTCGCTCTGCTCAAGTGCCAAATAGCATTAGTGTCAGTCCACAAGATTCAGTGTCAAATTCAAATTTGCTGAATGGTGAGGATGAATTGGATGATGGTGAATGGGAGTTTAAGGACGGCTCTTCTGAAATGAGAATATATAATGATATTTCTCTTCTTACTTTTGAGGATCCGCCACAGAGAAGCTTTTCCAATCTCAATCTAGATGATTATTTGAATTTGTACTCTAAATTAAGGAATAAGTTGTGCTATCATGCTAAATGCCATCTCGATGACTTTAAG AGAGCTCAAAGCATTGATGGACTTCCAGTAGAGGAAGCAAAAATCTCGACCCTTAATAAAGAAATTGAG CGAACTCAATTTCTGGCTGCTGATACCGCTTGTGGAGCTGTTCAATATGCAAGAAATTATTGTAGTTTAAGGTCCCTTTGGAAATTGTTTTCACCACCATCTCATGTTTTCATGTGCCTCCTTGATTCACTAGGTTTCAGTGGCTCTCTGTTTCTAATAGTTTTGAGACAAAAAATTTGTACATAG